A single region of the Gracilibacillus caseinilyticus genome encodes:
- a CDS encoding ClpP family protease, with translation MNEKQSPNEKESTSSSLVEKIQQLGQSSVPNAPDSNIHVLSIIGQVEGHVQLPPQNKTTKYEHLIPQIVAIEQNPKIEGLVVILNTVGGDVEAGLALSEMIASLSKPTVSVVLGGGHSIGVPIAVATDYSFIAPSATMTIHPIRLTGLVIGVPQTFEYIDKMQERVIQFVTSHSNIKEEKFKDLMFDKGNLTRDIGTNVVGADAVEYGLINEVGGISGAMSKLNELIEQNKQSQEMIQ, from the coding sequence ATGAACGAAAAACAATCACCAAATGAAAAAGAATCAACATCCTCTTCACTGGTGGAAAAAATCCAACAGCTTGGTCAATCTTCGGTTCCCAATGCGCCAGATTCTAATATTCATGTATTATCGATTATTGGACAAGTCGAAGGACATGTTCAGTTACCGCCACAAAATAAAACAACCAAATATGAGCACTTGATCCCACAAATTGTTGCAATTGAGCAAAATCCAAAAATTGAAGGGTTAGTGGTCATTCTTAATACCGTAGGTGGCGATGTGGAAGCAGGCTTAGCCTTGTCAGAAATGATTGCGTCGTTATCCAAACCGACCGTATCTGTTGTGTTAGGTGGAGGTCATTCAATCGGTGTTCCAATTGCAGTCGCTACGGATTATTCCTTTATCGCACCATCTGCAACGATGACCATTCACCCGATCCGATTAACTGGTCTCGTGATTGGTGTACCGCAAACATTTGAGTATATTGATAAAATGCAGGAGCGTGTCATCCAATTTGTCACAAGCCATTCTAATATTAAAGAAGAAAAGTTTAAAGATCTTATGTTCGATAAAGGTAATTTAACAAGAGATATTGGTACTAATGTCGTTGGTGCAGATGCAGTGGAATATGGATTGATAAATGAAGTTGGCGGTATTAGCGGTGCGATGTCGAAATTAAATGAATTGATTGAGCAAAATAAACAGTCACAGGAGATGATCCAGTGA
- a CDS encoding YlzJ-like family protein, with protein MILYTPLSYEDIHVTDADYQQYELITYQARPCYAERLENGDLRLIQLLSTNPSDYLHEQFTPGTIISTS; from the coding sequence GTGATTCTTTATACACCACTTTCCTATGAAGATATACATGTGACAGATGCTGATTATCAACAGTATGAACTGATAACTTATCAGGCACGGCCATGCTATGCTGAACGATTGGAAAACGGAGATCTTCGACTAATCCAATTATTATCTACCAATCCAAGTGATTATCTTCATGAACAATTCACACCTGGTACAATCATCTCGACAAGCTAA
- the ymfI gene encoding elongation factor P 5-aminopentanone reductase, with the protein MEKRTIITGASGEIGAAIAMKLASEGHQLFLHYNQNHAAIEQLCQQLSDDCIIGGVQADLSTAAGLSYFLDYIPEEITHLVMTSGAAYYGLFQDMTDDEMEMMLQLHVTSPWKITRALIPEMIRRKFGKIVLITSIWGQHGASCEVAYSSVKGAQNTFIKALAKELGPSQIYVNGVSPGFIDTRMNNHLTDMEKQQLVEDIPLQRAGLPEDVAGAVSFLCSDQSSYIQGEVIGVNGAFS; encoded by the coding sequence ATGGAGAAACGAACAATTATTACTGGTGCCAGTGGAGAAATAGGAGCTGCTATTGCAATGAAGCTAGCTAGCGAAGGACACCAGCTGTTCCTACACTACAACCAGAATCATGCAGCTATAGAACAATTATGTCAGCAGTTATCTGATGATTGTATAATCGGTGGCGTCCAGGCCGATTTATCAACCGCTGCCGGATTAAGTTACTTTCTGGATTATATACCAGAGGAGATCACTCACCTGGTAATGACAAGCGGCGCAGCTTATTACGGATTATTTCAGGACATGACAGATGATGAAATGGAAATGATGCTGCAGCTTCATGTTACTTCACCATGGAAGATTACTCGTGCGCTCATACCAGAGATGATTCGGCGGAAATTTGGCAAAATTGTATTGATTACGTCCATTTGGGGACAACATGGTGCTAGCTGTGAAGTGGCTTATTCTTCTGTGAAAGGTGCACAGAATACTTTTATAAAAGCATTAGCAAAGGAGCTTGGACCAAGCCAAATTTATGTAAATGGAGTGAGCCCTGGCTTTATTGATACCAGAATGAACAATCATTTAACAGATATGGAAAAACAACAACTTGTAGAAGACATACCATTACAACGAGCTGGACTTCCAGAAGATGTCGCAGGCGCTGTCAGCTTTTTATGCAGTGATCAATCCTCCTATATTCAAGGAGAAGTAATTGGTGTAAATGGTGCGTTTAGTTAA
- the asd gene encoding aspartate-semialdehyde dehydrogenase: MTTEQQYNVAVVGATGAVGVKMLETLEQKNFPIKELLLLSSKRSAGKQVEFKGNTYTVHEATPESFEGVDIALFSAGGSVSKKLAPEAVKRGAVVVDNTSAYRMDPEVPLVVPEVNEGDIQQHNGIIANPNCSTIQMVAALKPVQEQFGLTRVIVSTYQAVSGAGNEAVDELRNQAKSFLEGEEMQADLLPVSGEKKHYPIAFNALPQIDVFQENGYTFEEMKMINETKKIMHDEAIQVAATCVRLPFFTSHAESVYVEVNNGGVTAEQLKEAIKRADGIVLEDDPENQVYPTPLEAAGKSDVFVGRIRKDLDNEKGFHLWVVSDNLLKGAAWNSVQIAESLIKNNWLSK; the protein is encoded by the coding sequence ATGACAACAGAACAACAATATAATGTAGCGGTGGTTGGAGCTACCGGTGCAGTAGGTGTAAAAATGTTAGAAACATTGGAGCAAAAGAACTTTCCTATAAAAGAATTACTTTTATTATCATCAAAACGTTCTGCAGGGAAACAAGTAGAATTTAAAGGGAATACGTATACGGTGCATGAAGCAACACCTGAAAGCTTTGAAGGTGTAGATATTGCACTGTTTTCTGCTGGCGGTTCCGTATCTAAGAAACTAGCACCAGAAGCGGTGAAACGTGGTGCAGTAGTAGTAGATAATACGAGTGCTTACCGTATGGATCCTGAAGTACCATTAGTTGTACCAGAAGTTAATGAAGGAGATATCCAACAGCATAACGGAATTATTGCTAACCCGAACTGTTCGACTATCCAAATGGTGGCGGCATTAAAACCAGTTCAAGAGCAATTTGGTTTAACCAGAGTGATTGTTTCCACTTATCAAGCTGTTTCTGGTGCTGGTAACGAAGCAGTAGATGAACTTCGTAATCAAGCAAAATCTTTCTTAGAGGGTGAAGAAATGCAAGCGGATCTGTTACCTGTATCCGGAGAAAAGAAGCATTATCCGATTGCCTTTAATGCATTGCCGCAAATCGATGTCTTTCAAGAGAATGGCTATACATTTGAAGAAATGAAAATGATCAATGAAACGAAAAAAATCATGCATGATGAGGCAATTCAAGTGGCTGCTACTTGTGTACGTTTACCATTCTTTACTTCACATGCAGAAAGTGTTTATGTAGAAGTTAACAACGGAGGTGTGACGGCAGAACAATTGAAAGAAGCAATTAAGAGAGCAGATGGCATCGTATTAGAAGATGACCCGGAAAATCAGGTTTACCCTACGCCTTTAGAAGCAGCAGGTAAAAGTGATGTATTTGTTGGCCGTATCCGTAAAGACTTAGATAATGAGAAAGGATTCCATTTATGGGTTGTATCTGATAACTTATTAAAAGGTGCTGCCTGGAATTCTGTACAAATCGCTGAGTCTCTAATTAAAAATAACTGGCTAAGTAAGTAA
- a CDS encoding GntR family transcriptional regulator, protein MISNLNTDSAVTVVQHIKKLIEDGYYKEKEKLPTEYELAKDLGVPRKEIQKAVSILQEENILIHRPGVGVFVHAQPILSSGIEQLGSVTEMIKQSGKQPGVQYISAELTEPTDEDKRRFDPVEIEKFAQLERVRTADGEPVVYCIDRIDHRILPVEQIQRQESIFQALKTFAKKEIDYAIAYIEPIGYHERISPILNCEPDQALLLLRQMHYTKDNEPVLYSANFFRADVFSFYVLRKRM, encoded by the coding sequence ATGATATCTAATTTAAATACTGATTCAGCAGTTACTGTCGTACAGCATATTAAAAAGCTGATCGAAGATGGTTACTACAAAGAAAAGGAAAAATTACCAACAGAATACGAATTAGCGAAAGATTTAGGTGTTCCAAGAAAAGAAATACAAAAGGCCGTTTCTATTCTGCAAGAAGAAAATATCCTCATCCATCGGCCTGGCGTCGGTGTGTTTGTACATGCACAGCCAATTCTGTCTTCAGGAATTGAACAGCTGGGCAGTGTGACGGAAATGATCAAACAATCAGGTAAACAGCCTGGAGTGCAGTATATATCTGCCGAGCTTACTGAGCCGACTGATGAGGACAAACGACGTTTCGATCCTGTAGAAATCGAAAAATTTGCTCAATTGGAACGAGTTAGGACGGCTGACGGCGAGCCAGTGGTTTATTGTATCGACAGGATAGATCACCGGATTTTACCAGTGGAACAAATTCAGCGGCAGGAATCAATCTTTCAAGCATTAAAGACATTTGCTAAGAAAGAAATTGATTACGCCATCGCTTATATCGAACCAATTGGTTATCATGAACGAATTTCACCAATTTTAAATTGTGAACCAGATCAGGCACTGTTATTATTGAGACAAATGCACTATACAAAAGATAATGAACCTGTTTTATATTCTGCTAATTTTTTTAGAGCGGATGTATTCAGTTTTTACGTATTAAGAAAAAGAATGTAA
- a CDS encoding DNA translocase FtsK, which translates to MAKRKKRKKKQSLKANIKKELIGLLFIFLAIFGSGASLIDEGAVSSLLENVFRFFFGTWYFIVPLFFLFLGLFVMIKRKWPELKTRKWVGTFLILTGLLLWTHTSTVFPENNSSIIGTSFTYYTEYLQGQRSEAYLGGGMYAALLFAISYFLFAKAGAYILAFFSMIIGVIIFCNLSLGDVFAKGFQRLRVGLVNNKERLSDWSSKQKQQKLEKKDQESPKEEQHTEEEMPAIAYAQDELEVIEPEPPSVSDSETAQDSIKNDGETPDEQWSTSTASEELPTTEFENQDYQLPTMNILELPKNFGKQQEKTYIQRVVRKLEKTFQSFGVKARVTKVHVGPSVTKYEVYPEAGVKVSKIVNLHDDLALALAAKDIRIEAPIPGKSAVGIEVPNEETAMVTLREVLESKKNQVQNKLGFALGKDIAGEAVIAELNKMPHILVAGATGSGKSVCINGIITSILMRAKPHEVKMMMIDPKKVELNVYNGIPHLLTPVVTDPKKASRALKKVVSEMERRYDLFSETGTRNIEGYNEYIKRYNADAEEQQPQLPYIVVIVDELADLMMVASNEVEDAITRLAQMARAAGIHLIIATQRPSVDVITGVIKANIPSRIAFSVSSQTDSRTILDSGGAEKLLGRGDMLFIPVGLSKPVRIQGAFLSDDEVERVVDHCVEQQKAQYQDEMIPEEETEVMQEVDDDVYDDAVQLVLEMQSASVSMLQRRFRIGYTRAARLIDAMEDRGIVGPYEGSKPRTVLQSQPADDQPTHST; encoded by the coding sequence ATGGCTAAACGAAAAAAAAGGAAAAAGAAGCAATCGTTAAAAGCTAATATAAAAAAAGAGCTGATCGGCCTCTTATTTATTTTCCTAGCTATTTTTGGAAGTGGTGCATCTCTGATTGATGAAGGAGCAGTTTCTTCTTTATTAGAGAATGTCTTTCGTTTTTTCTTCGGGACCTGGTATTTTATTGTACCATTATTTTTCTTATTTTTAGGTTTATTTGTGATGATCAAACGAAAATGGCCCGAGTTGAAGACGAGAAAATGGGTGGGAACATTTTTAATATTGACAGGCCTGTTGTTATGGACACATACATCAACAGTTTTCCCTGAGAATAATTCATCGATTATTGGTACGTCCTTTACGTATTACACCGAATATCTCCAAGGACAGCGAAGTGAGGCATATCTAGGTGGGGGAATGTATGCTGCTTTATTATTTGCGATCAGTTATTTCCTGTTTGCTAAAGCTGGCGCTTACATACTAGCGTTTTTCTCCATGATTATAGGTGTCATTATTTTTTGTAATCTCTCTTTAGGCGATGTTTTTGCAAAGGGGTTTCAAAGATTACGAGTGGGCTTGGTAAACAACAAGGAACGACTTTCTGATTGGTCAAGTAAACAAAAACAGCAGAAACTTGAAAAGAAAGACCAGGAATCTCCGAAAGAAGAACAGCACACGGAAGAAGAGATGCCGGCCATTGCCTATGCGCAAGATGAACTGGAAGTAATCGAACCGGAACCGCCTAGTGTATCAGATTCTGAAACGGCACAAGACAGCATCAAGAATGATGGGGAAACACCTGATGAACAATGGAGCACTTCCACGGCATCTGAGGAATTACCGACAACTGAATTTGAGAATCAGGATTATCAGTTACCGACTATGAATATATTAGAACTTCCGAAAAACTTTGGAAAACAACAAGAAAAAACCTATATCCAACGAGTTGTTCGTAAACTAGAGAAAACATTCCAAAGTTTCGGAGTTAAGGCACGAGTAACAAAAGTACATGTCGGACCATCTGTAACCAAATATGAAGTGTATCCGGAGGCAGGGGTGAAAGTAAGCAAGATTGTTAACCTACACGACGACTTGGCATTAGCCTTAGCTGCCAAAGATATTCGAATTGAGGCACCAATTCCAGGAAAGTCGGCTGTCGGTATTGAAGTGCCAAATGAAGAAACCGCTATGGTTACCTTGAGAGAAGTACTAGAATCGAAGAAAAACCAGGTGCAAAACAAGCTCGGCTTCGCTTTAGGTAAAGACATTGCCGGTGAAGCTGTTATAGCTGAATTAAATAAAATGCCGCATATTCTAGTTGCTGGTGCAACTGGAAGTGGTAAGAGTGTCTGTATTAATGGTATTATTACTAGTATTTTGATGAGGGCCAAGCCTCATGAAGTGAAAATGATGATGATTGATCCGAAGAAAGTAGAGTTGAATGTTTATAATGGGATTCCACACTTGCTGACGCCAGTCGTAACCGACCCTAAAAAAGCATCACGTGCCTTAAAGAAAGTCGTCTCTGAAATGGAAAGAAGGTATGACTTATTTTCCGAAACAGGGACTCGAAATATCGAAGGTTATAACGAATATATTAAGCGTTATAACGCTGATGCAGAAGAACAGCAACCTCAATTGCCATATATCGTCGTTATTGTCGATGAGCTTGCGGACTTGATGATGGTAGCTTCGAACGAAGTGGAGGATGCCATAACCAGATTAGCACAAATGGCCCGTGCCGCTGGCATTCATTTAATTATTGCAACACAGCGACCGTCAGTTGATGTCATAACAGGTGTCATTAAAGCAAACATTCCTTCACGAATCGCTTTCAGTGTCTCTTCCCAAACAGATTCACGGACGATTCTGGATTCTGGTGGTGCTGAGAAATTATTAGGCCGAGGCGATATGCTATTTATTCCAGTTGGATTATCAAAACCGGTGCGAATCCAAGGTGCGTTCCTGTCCGATGATGAGGTTGAACGAGTAGTTGATCATTGTGTGGAACAGCAAAAAGCGCAATATCAAGATGAAATGATTCCTGAGGAAGAAACGGAAGTGATGCAAGAAGTAGATGATGATGTATATGATGATGCTGTTCAATTGGTATTAGAAATGCAAAGCGCAAGTGTATCCATGCTGCAACGTCGTTTCCGCATCGGATATACAAGAGCAGCACGTCTGATTGATGCGATGGAGGATAGAGGAATAGTGGGACCATACGAAGGTTCAAAACCAAGAACGGTCTTACAAAGTCAGCCAGCAGATGATCAGCCAACCCATTCAACTTAA
- the yfmH gene encoding EF-P 5-aminopentanol modification-associated protein YfmH, producing MKHKQYQQTAESIYQETLPNGLRVFILPKKEMAKTFAIFTTDYGSIDQSFVPLNQQDIQTVPDGIAHFLEHKLFEKEDRDVFQDFSKLGASANAFTSFTKTAYLFSATAKIEENLTTLIDFVQDPYFSEQSVEKEKGIIGQEIKMYDDQPDWRAFFGTIKSMYHKHPVQIDIAGTVESIADITKDDLYTCYHTFYHPSNMALFVAGNVDAEETMTLIKNNQDQKTFAAPNPITRKFPDEPVAVAEKEKTINMPVAVPKALVGIKEAIIPKEPKAFMKKEWMMDIVMDYLFSRSGTAYEQFYNEGLIDQSFSSESHLERNFGFSIIGGNSKNPDKLAEFIKDELLQLSSNPIDQQGFERIKKKKIGQLLRAMNSLEFIANQYSHYQLLGIDFFESVEWLEQLTYEETVEFTKNWIVEAQLSTCFVKPNE from the coding sequence ATGAAGCATAAACAATATCAGCAAACTGCCGAATCAATTTATCAAGAAACATTACCGAATGGATTACGTGTATTTATTCTGCCAAAAAAGGAAATGGCAAAAACATTCGCTATCTTTACAACTGATTATGGCTCCATTGATCAAAGTTTCGTTCCGTTGAATCAGCAGGATATTCAAACAGTACCAGATGGGATCGCACACTTTCTTGAGCATAAATTATTTGAGAAAGAAGACCGCGATGTGTTTCAAGATTTTTCAAAGCTTGGTGCATCCGCTAATGCGTTTACTTCTTTTACGAAAACCGCTTATTTATTTTCCGCTACTGCTAAGATAGAGGAGAACTTAACGACATTGATTGACTTTGTTCAAGATCCTTATTTTTCTGAACAATCTGTTGAGAAGGAAAAAGGGATTATTGGACAGGAAATTAAAATGTATGATGATCAACCAGACTGGCGCGCCTTTTTTGGTACGATCAAAAGCATGTATCATAAACACCCTGTTCAAATTGATATTGCTGGTACCGTCGAATCGATTGCAGACATAACGAAAGATGATTTGTACACCTGCTACCATACGTTTTACCATCCAAGTAATATGGCGTTATTTGTAGCAGGGAATGTGGATGCCGAAGAGACGATGACCTTGATAAAAAACAACCAGGACCAAAAAACATTTGCAGCTCCGAATCCGATTACGAGAAAATTCCCGGATGAGCCTGTTGCTGTTGCGGAAAAAGAAAAAACGATTAATATGCCAGTAGCAGTTCCGAAAGCACTTGTTGGGATTAAAGAGGCCATTATTCCGAAAGAACCAAAAGCCTTTATGAAAAAAGAGTGGATGATGGATATTGTCATGGATTATTTATTTTCCAGAAGTGGTACAGCGTATGAGCAATTCTACAATGAAGGATTAATTGACCAATCATTTAGCAGTGAATCACATTTGGAGCGTAATTTTGGATTTAGCATCATCGGAGGAAATTCGAAGAATCCGGATAAATTAGCAGAATTTATTAAAGATGAATTGCTGCAACTGTCAAGCAACCCAATTGACCAGCAAGGCTTCGAACGGATTAAAAAGAAAAAAATCGGTCAATTATTACGTGCGATGAATTCATTAGAATTTATCGCTAATCAATACTCCCATTATCAATTGCTTGGAATCGACTTTTTTGAAAGTGTAGAATGGCTAGAACAATTAACGTATGAAGAAACGGTCGAATTCACAAAAAATTGGATAGTTGAAGCACAACTTTCCACTTGCTTTGTGAAACCGAACGAATAG
- the dapG gene encoding aspartate kinase: MRVLVQKFGGTSVKDKTMREHAVHHIEDALREGFKVVVVVSAMGRFPDPYSTDSLLSLIDGNDTALSNKEKDLLMSCGETISATVFSHELLKRNINAVGITGGEAGIITTDTFTNAQIKTVESNHLFQLLTDHQVVVVAGFQGRTEKYEVTTIGRGGSDTSATALGAALDAEYVDIFTDVNGIMTADPRVVTNAKRLDAISYTEICNLAYQGAKVIHPRAVEIAMQANVPIRVRSTMLRDKGTLITNLSDSEYPGSVQDRLVTGIAYVNHITQIKIKELKEPQQIHVKVFKAMAEAGISVDFINISPNGVIYTIFERDEILAKKVLESLGLQPEFNKDCAKVSLVGAGMSGVPGVTSKIVQTLTNKDIPILQSADSHRTIWVLIQSKHLESALNALHVAFDLEN, encoded by the coding sequence ATGCGGGTATTGGTTCAAAAGTTCGGTGGAACATCAGTAAAAGATAAAACAATGAGGGAACACGCGGTACATCATATTGAGGATGCATTACGAGAAGGCTTTAAAGTAGTAGTTGTTGTGTCTGCAATGGGGCGTTTTCCTGATCCATATTCGACGGATTCATTATTATCCTTAATTGATGGGAATGATACGGCGTTAAGCAATAAAGAAAAAGATTTACTAATGTCTTGTGGGGAAACCATCTCTGCCACGGTATTCTCGCATGAACTATTAAAACGAAATATTAATGCAGTAGGTATTACTGGTGGTGAAGCTGGAATCATCACGACAGACACCTTTACAAATGCCCAAATTAAAACTGTCGAATCCAATCATCTCTTTCAATTGTTAACCGACCATCAGGTAGTTGTAGTAGCCGGTTTTCAAGGAAGAACAGAGAAGTATGAAGTGACAACCATTGGCAGGGGAGGGAGCGATACCTCTGCCACTGCCTTAGGGGCAGCATTAGATGCTGAATATGTAGATATTTTCACTGATGTAAACGGGATTATGACAGCAGATCCGCGAGTTGTCACAAATGCGAAACGATTAGATGCTATTTCTTATACAGAAATTTGTAATTTGGCCTATCAAGGTGCTAAAGTAATTCATCCACGTGCAGTAGAAATTGCAATGCAAGCGAATGTGCCAATCCGGGTTCGTTCAACCATGCTTAGAGATAAAGGAACACTGATTACAAATCTGTCAGATTCTGAATATCCTGGCAGTGTACAGGATCGTTTGGTTACAGGTATTGCATATGTTAATCATATTACGCAAATTAAGATTAAAGAATTAAAAGAACCACAACAAATTCATGTCAAAGTTTTTAAAGCAATGGCTGAAGCGGGTATATCGGTGGACTTTATCAACATTTCACCAAATGGTGTTATTTATACTATTTTTGAACGAGACGAAATACTTGCTAAAAAAGTACTGGAATCTTTAGGTCTGCAGCCGGAATTTAATAAAGACTGTGCGAAAGTTTCACTGGTAGGTGCAGGGATGTCAGGAGTACCTGGCGTCACGTCAAAAATTGTTCAGACCTTGACTAATAAAGATATTCCAATATTGCAATCAGCTGATAGTCACCGGACTATTTGGGTGCTAATTCAAAGTAAGCATTTGGAGTCCGCATTAAATGCGTTACATGTGGCATTTGATTTAGAAAATTAA
- the dapA gene encoding 4-hydroxy-tetrahydrodipicolinate synthase: MDFGRMLTAMVTPFDKHNQIDFNITTQLVEHLIASGTDGLVVAGTTGESPTLSHQEKIDLFQHVIKVVNGRVPIIAGTGSNNTQASIELTKEAEQLGVDGALIVTPYYNKPNQEGLYQHFAAIAGQTKLPIMLYNIPSRAVVRLNVETVVALSQIDNIVSIKDSTGDLDSIASILNQVEADFTVYSGDDSLTLPIQSIGGTGIVSVSSHIIGKEMKEMIMLYEQGNVKEAAQLHRQLLPIMRALFMAPSPSPVKSALKYKDIDVGSVRLPLVPLSPFEEQNLFRVLDSVQ, from the coding sequence ATGGATTTCGGAAGAATGTTAACCGCAATGGTGACACCTTTTGATAAGCATAATCAAATTGATTTTAATATAACGACACAATTAGTGGAACATTTAATTGCGTCTGGTACAGATGGTCTTGTTGTCGCCGGAACTACAGGGGAATCCCCTACGTTAAGCCACCAAGAAAAAATAGACCTGTTTCAACATGTCATTAAGGTAGTAAACGGTCGTGTACCTATTATTGCGGGTACAGGGAGTAATAATACACAGGCCTCAATTGAATTAACGAAAGAGGCGGAGCAATTAGGAGTTGACGGGGCGTTAATAGTCACTCCATACTACAACAAACCGAATCAGGAAGGATTGTACCAGCATTTTGCAGCGATTGCGGGTCAGACCAAGCTGCCAATTATGCTTTATAACATTCCTTCACGAGCAGTTGTGCGACTGAATGTAGAGACAGTAGTTGCGCTCTCTCAAATAGATAATATTGTTTCTATAAAAGATTCGACAGGTGACCTTGACAGTATCGCTTCTATTCTTAACCAAGTGGAAGCAGACTTTACTGTGTACAGTGGCGATGATTCGTTAACGTTGCCAATTCAATCAATCGGTGGAACAGGAATCGTATCTGTTTCTTCTCACATTATCGGAAAAGAAATGAAAGAGATGATTATGTTATATGAGCAAGGCAACGTAAAGGAAGCCGCTCAGCTTCATCGACAATTGTTACCGATTATGCGTGCATTGTTCATGGCACCATCTCCTTCACCAGTCAAATCGGCTTTGAAATATAAAGATATTGATGTAGGTTCTGTTCGTTTACCTTTAGTACCTCTCTCTCCGTTCGAGGAGCAGAACTTGTTCAGAGTTCTTGACTCTGTTCAGTAA
- the yfmF gene encoding EF-P 5-aminopentanol modification-associated protein YfmF, which translates to MADTIEKIIPKDGYDLHLLHTKKFKTIHVSLKFTSKLAREHVTKRALLPYVLQQGTSRYPTAIQLRQHLDELYGTVLSIDSSKKGEHHILTIRLELPNEQYIAGSENLLDEAISFLKEVIYHPKVDAQAFDSSIVAREKQTLLSKIEALKEDKMSYANTRMIEEMCKDEAYHLRVHGYEEDLNQITAENLFAYYQDILKQDHLDVFVVGDINDLQIEDRMSSLITERQQRKIENSPVKSGGNDQTLVESDDIQQAKLHFGYRTGITYSDPAYASLHVFNGLFGGFPSSKLFMNVREKHSLAYYAASRIESHKGLMFVFSGIAPDQYQKARDIILEQMEQMRAGDFTDNQLAETKEMTINQLRETLDNPQGMIELHYQRVLAQSTLSPEQLLNDVKAVTREQVVQVAKKIELDMIYLLTSKEAEQNEA; encoded by the coding sequence ATGGCAGATACAATCGAAAAGATTATCCCGAAAGACGGTTATGATTTACATTTACTACATACAAAGAAGTTTAAAACGATTCACGTGTCGTTAAAGTTCACTTCCAAGTTAGCGAGGGAGCATGTGACGAAAAGAGCACTGTTACCTTACGTGCTGCAACAAGGTACAAGTCGCTATCCTACAGCTATTCAGCTTAGACAGCACTTAGATGAATTGTATGGTACAGTACTGTCGATAGACAGCAGTAAAAAAGGAGAACACCACATTCTTACCATACGTTTAGAATTGCCAAACGAACAATATATCGCTGGGTCAGAAAATCTGCTTGATGAAGCGATTTCTTTTCTTAAAGAAGTCATCTACCATCCAAAGGTAGATGCACAAGCCTTCGACTCAAGCATTGTTGCAAGGGAAAAGCAGACCTTACTAAGTAAAATCGAGGCATTGAAAGAAGATAAAATGAGTTATGCAAATACCCGAATGATTGAAGAAATGTGTAAAGACGAAGCGTATCATTTGCGAGTGCATGGTTATGAGGAAGATCTGAATCAGATCACCGCAGAAAATCTTTTTGCGTATTACCAGGACATACTCAAACAGGATCATTTGGATGTATTTGTTGTTGGCGATATAAATGATTTGCAGATAGAGGATCGTATGTCCTCCCTGATTACAGAAAGACAGCAACGAAAGATCGAGAATAGCCCTGTTAAAAGCGGAGGGAATGATCAGACGCTTGTAGAATCTGACGATATTCAGCAAGCCAAATTACATTTTGGTTATCGGACTGGTATTACTTACAGTGATCCAGCATATGCCTCCTTACATGTATTCAATGGATTATTTGGTGGGTTCCCAAGCTCTAAGCTATTTATGAATGTGCGTGAAAAGCACAGCTTGGCCTATTATGCCGCTTCCAGAATAGAAAGTCATAAAGGTCTCATGTTCGTGTTTAGCGGGATTGCTCCTGATCAATATCAGAAAGCAAGAGACATAATTCTTGAACAAATGGAGCAGATGAGGGCTGGTGATTTCACGGACAATCAACTGGCTGAAACGAAAGAAATGACTATCAATCAATTACGTGAAACACTTGATAACCCGCAAGGTATGATTGAACTGCATTATCAACGTGTTCTGGCACAATCTACTCTCTCTCCAGAGCAATTATTAAACGATGTGAAGGCTGTGACGAGAGAACAAGTGGTGCAGGTAGCGAAGAAGATTGAATTAGATATGATTTACTTGTTAACTAGCAAGGAGGCCGAGCAAAATGAAGCATAA